In the Halictus rubicundus isolate RS-2024b chromosome 12, iyHalRubi1_principal, whole genome shotgun sequence genome, AATGTTGTGAAATAATTGCTCTAATCGTGTGTGATATGAAACAGTTTATTCATATAAGGACTGACACATATTTCTCTTCTCAAGTAAGTCTGCAATTAGAATTGATTTTTAATGGGACATTGACGTGTGTATTAAAGACGTTTAAGAAATAAATACTTTCGAAGATCCACTGCAGTGCGTGTCTACCTTATGTGTCACGTGACATACGACTATCCACTAATTCTTTTAAACGATAATGAGCGAATTATGCTAATCTCTCGTGAAGATTATAGAAATGTATAATACACATCTTTTACATGTACTTAAATTATTACAAAACGTAGTCCAATTCGTATCTAATATACTGATTCTTTGGATCGTTCATGATTCGAGGATAACCAGCTACGAGAGCATCCTGTCCGCCTATATAAAGAGAATTATAAATTTTCCAATATACATCGCGTACTTTTCTTGCCGGGTGGAATAATCCCTGTAATTAAACAAGCGTTTATTGAATACTCGTCACTACTGGTTGCAACAAATTCTATTtggtcagtgcaaaagtttgTGCTCGATTTCGTATTCAAATATAACAATGAATTAGGCATCAACTTTTACATTGATCTAATATAAATCACTCACCTGCAAAGTgtattgcaatattttaattGGCCCGAGAGCGACGCGTAAGCCATCCACAGCATCCATAAAAGCTTGCACCAAATGTGGAGAAGTTTCGAAAACGTTGGGCCACACATGATTCAGTAAATGTATCAGTGCGTCTTCGCATCCGAAACCATAAACGCCTAACGCCATGTGTTTAATCGCAGCGCAGGCAGTTTGCCTGTGCACTAAATCCCTGTGACGAAACAACAAACAGATAATTAATCGgttgtaattttctaaaaacgaaaaaagaatATAATTCTTTACCTGTCCATCAATGCATCCTCTAGCAAGGGACTAACAGCATAAATATAATCCTTTCCCATTTCTCCGATATATTCGAACAAAAAGGATAAAGACTTCAGTACACCATTCTGCACGTTCAATTCTGGTACTCTGTACTCGTTCATCAACGCAGGAAGCACCGTGAACGGACTGCAGGTTTCAGCGACGATAGCTATGGCTACAGTAGTACACACACGATTTTGACGTTCTTGTACTTTCAAGTTGTTCAACAGTGTTGCTAACACGTCGTGGGGACTGTAAAATATTGAACAAGTTTAGAGTGTTGTTCCAGTTTGAATTGTTTCTTTAGAGAATTGCATGATTACCCTATCGCTTTCGCAATGTAACCAAAAGTGTTCACTGTGGCTCTCCTAATCGCTTTCTTGTGAGCTTTCAGCAATTCCAAAAGTTCGAAACATATTCTCATCCATTCCCTGGCGGATACGTATTCGGGTCCTCTGTCTGCGATTCTACCTACAAGATCGATACAATTTTCTTGTACCTGCGAAGCAAAATATTTCGTTAGAATGAACAATGTACAAAACCTGTGAAATGCGTCGTTAATTTCACATAAATGGACACCAACCTTCTCATGCCTGTTCTTCAAGATAGGTGTTAGCCGCGGCAACAAATCTTTAATCGGTGGAGTCATTTTTGTCATTCCAATCACATTAACAATAGCTTTTAACGCGCCTAAAATGCTACCCAATACCTCGGGATATTCTTCTCCTAAGTATTCGTAAAGAACGACGCCCAAGTGACCCATTAGTTTCTCCTGTGAACAcaatcaaaatatattattgatttTTCATTAAGAGGATAGGTCAATGTTAAACTAAATGAAGTTTACCTCTTGACAGGTTTTCATGACGACTGCGATACGCGAAATCAAGTCAGCGGCCTGTTGTCTCACTTTGGCCGATTTGTTGTTCAACCTCCACAATATTGTACCACAGATCTGTGGCAAGTACGCCTTCACTCTTTTTCCTAGTGTGTTCACAATGGTACCGAACCCGTTAAGCATAACAACGTCCTGTAATAGAAGATTTGTCAATCGAAATCATTGCGCCAAGAGCGCAGATTTAATCGCTACATTTGCTACTGTAATAACTAAACAGCGGAtcttaatgtaaaataaaacatttctgCACTATTTACAAGGTACTgggaccaaataaaaattgatttcttccatTAATCATTTTACTAAGTTTATCTTTCTACTATTTCTTGTTTTATCTACTCATTTTcatcataaatgaataaaatccgctATCTGGTGGTAACAATTACAAACCTCTGTTGTCTGCTCCTGGAACGCGTACAATATACCGTCTATGAGCTGCTCTTCCAAACGGGAGTCGACATCGGCAGCTCCCAAATTACCCATTATTTTCTCAATTGTCTCCATAACCATCTTCCTGTACTGTTCGTTTTCATCTTTGAGATCATCCACTACTCGATTTATGATTTCCGATGCACCAACTTTATTTGCGATTTCCACGGTTGTGTCCACAAGCTACAAAATTAAATATAGCATCAACTTCAATTCCTTCGTTAAGATATGTCCACAGTGAAGCcacatcgagcaactttttgtcgTCTCTTGTTGCCTTCTTCTCTTTTTACGAAATAAAAAGCCTTCTACTCAATTATGTATGAAACACTTGCATACCTGTCTGTAATTTCTGCGGTCCAGAGCCATACGATGATTCCAAAAGTGCTTAAAGAAATGTGGAAGGATTTCATCCTTGATGTACTGTGCTTCCACACCATCCGTTCCACAACATTGTTTCACTACCTGTCAGATTAATtggattaataaaattaatattatggtattatTTCATACTTTTCAAATAAACCTGCTTACTTTCAAAACGATCTTCTTCATTTCTTCGTCGGGTGACTGGAACTCGCGAATAAGGATCAACATTACTTCACGAGTATAGTAATTGGCGTATTCGGCGTCCATGAGAGGAATCAAGTATCCAATAGCTTTCAAAAATGCAGCCAGACCCTTTCCTCTGTGCGTACGAATACCTTTCCAAAGTGGTTTCAAGACAGAGTCAAAGCTCTCGATACCGTACGGCGTTGCTGCTTCAGCCAAGGCAGCGATGGCCAAAGCAGTGATAGTTCGGACTTTCTGTTGTTCATCGACCAAGCCTGCAAAACCACCAAGATTCATTTAGTATGTGTAATATGACGAAACCTCTATCCGCagtgatcagtagactgcgtgTATTTAAGCAAAACAAAAATCttaattaattgcaagacataggaaccaaataggaatttatttctctctttagtGATTTTATGGAACAGTAAGAAATGTACCTCAAATTCTTAATACCTTAAATTCTTGCAATGATTTTATAGTTTGAAATTATTAGATTGTTCATATGAGCGATCATTTACTACCACGTCTTGAC is a window encoding:
- the Sf3b1 gene encoding splicing factor 3B subunit 1 isoform X2; amino-acid sequence: MREQLLKGEETELRKKLAEKAKEGTLKANGEPKPAPKKRGRWDQTDDAPTPKKPSGATATPTSWDNADVTPAAIRWDETPGHGKGGETPGATPGVSTRMWDATPGHATPGAATPGRETPSHEKTVSSRRNRWDETPKTERETPGHSSGWAETPRTDRVAGDLIQETPTPSASKRRSRWDETPSNQTPGSMTPQTPATPLTTPHQTSILTPSGVTPTGPKAMGLATPTPGHLMSMTPEQLQAYRWEREIDERNRPLSDDELDALFPPGYKVLQPPAGYIPIRTPARKLTATPTPIAGTPQGFFIQTEDKTAKFVDNQPKGNLPFMKPEDAQYFDKLLVDVDEETLSPEEQKERKIMKLLLKIKNGTPPMRKAALRQITDKAREFGAGPLFNQILPLLMSPTLEDQERHLLVKVIDRILYKLDDLVRPYVHKILVVIEPLLIDEDYYARVEGREIISNLAKAAGLATMISTMRPDIDNIDEYVRNTTARAFAVVASALGIPSLLPFLKAVCRSKKSWQARHTGIKIVQQIAILMGCAILPHLKSLVEIIEHGLVDEQQKVRTITALAIAALAEAATPYGIESFDSVLKPLWKGIRTHRGKGLAAFLKAIGYLIPLMDAEYANYYTREVMLILIREFQSPDEEMKKIVLKVVKQCCGTDGVEAQYIKDEILPHFFKHFWNHRMALDRRNYRQLVDTTVEIANKVGASEIINRVVDDLKDENEQYRKMVMETIEKIMGNLGAADVDSRLEEQLIDGILYAFQEQTTEDVVMLNGFGTIVNTLGKRVKAYLPQICGTILWRLNNKSAKVRQQAADLISRIAVVMKTCQEEKLMGHLGVVLYEYLGEEYPEVLGSILGALKAIVNVIGMTKMTPPIKDLLPRLTPILKNRHEKVQENCIDLVGRIADRGPEYVSAREWMRICFELLELLKAHKKAIRRATVNTFGYIAKAIGPHDVLATLLNNLKVQERQNRVCTTVAIAIVAETCSPFTVLPALMNEYRVPELNVQNGVLKSLSFLFEYIGEMGKDYIYAVSPLLEDALMDRDLVHRQTACAAIKHMALGVYGFGCEDALIHLLNHVWPNVFETSPHLVQAFMDAVDGLRVALGPIKILQYTLQGLFHPARKVRDVYWKIYNSLYIGGQDALVAGYPRIMNDPKNQYIRYELDYVL